One window from the genome of Salvelinus sp. IW2-2015 linkage group LG30, ASM291031v2, whole genome shotgun sequence encodes:
- the LOC111955219 gene encoding partitioning defective 6 homolog gamma-like, with amino-acid sequence MNRSFNKSQSSLQYLDCIAVEVKSKYGAEFRRFSVDRFKPGKFEDFYKLIMHVHRISNMEVMIGYADIHGDLLPINNDDNFCKAVSTAHPLLRVFIQRQEEVDYSSYGTHSLTRKKKAVVALRNDVNRKRPHIRIGMPQDFRPVSSIIDVDILPESHRRVRLYRHGSDKPLGFYIRDGTSVRVTPHGLEKVPGIFISRMVPGGLAESTGLLAINDQVLEVNGIEVMGKVLDQVTDMMIANSHNLIITVKPVNQRNNVVRASRISGSSGQSSDSSGSTGYPSLSTTAMATGAHGYADELESDEESDIVIESSLKRPSRRSNTSVVSVASTSRSHTQAPPPAPVEHPSPPTRPLSVVSTASFHSQPSFHSQPSLNGLSHHGSLSYMLHRDLNLQHPQYQPHTLQHHHSQHHSSNPALRESNGSLHKILSTMRTDPRHSLALPRGGVEEDGTVITL; translated from the exons TACGGAGCAGAGTTCCGGAGGTTCTCCGTGGACCGTTTCAAACCGGGGAAGTTCGAGGACTTCTATAAGCTCATCATGCACGTTCACCGCATCTCCAACATGGAGGTCATGATTGGCTACGCTGACATCCACGGAGACCTGCTGCCAATCAACAACGACGACAACTTCTGTAAGGCGGTGTCTACGGCCCACCCACTGCTCCGGGTCTTCATACAGAGACAAG AGGAGGTCGACTACAGCAGCTACGGGACCCACTCTCTGACCCGGAAGAAGAAGGCTGTGGTGGCGCTGAGGAACGACGTCAACAGGAAGCGACCTCACATCCGCATCGGAATGCCGCAGGACTTCCGGCCAGTCTCCTCCATCATCGATGTGGACATCTTGCCGGAGTCCCACCGCCGCGTTCGTCTCTACCGTCACGGCTCCGACAAACCCCTGGGGTTCTACATCCGGGACGGGACCAGCGTACGGGTGACACCACATGGCCTGGAGAAGGTTCCTGGGATCTTCATCTCCCGCATGGTACCTGGCGGCCTGGCTGAGAGCACAGGGCTGCTGGCCATCAACGACCAGGTGCTTGAGGTGAATGGGATTGAGGTGATGGGCAAGGTGTTAGACCAGGTGACAGACATGATGATCGCAAACAGTCACAATCTTATCATCACGGTGAAGCCGGTGAACCAGCGGAACAACGTGGTGCGAGCCAGCCGGATCTCCGGCAGCTCCGGTCAGTCGTCAGACAGCAGCGGTTCCACCGGCTACCCCAGCCTGTCCACCACAGCCATGGCGACCGGTGCCCACGGCTACGCCGACGAGCTGGAGAGCGACGAGGAGTCAGACATCGTCATCGAGAGCAGCCTCAAGCGGCCGTCGCGGCGCTCCAACACATCAGTGGTGTCTGTGGCATCAACATCACGCTCCCACACCCAAGCCCCTCCCCCAGCACCCGTGGAACACCCCAGCCCCCCTACCCGACCGCTCTCTGTGGTTTCCACCGCCTCCTTCCACTCCCAACCCTCCTTCCACTCCCAGCCCAGCCTCAACGGCCTCTCCCACCACGGCAGCCTCAGCTATATGCTGCACAGGGACCTGAACCTACAGCACCCACAGTACCAGCCCCACACCCTCCAGCACCACCATTCCCAGCACCACAGCAGCAACCCAGCCCTCCGGGAGAGCAACGGCAGCCTCCACAAAATCCTCAGCACCATGAGGACGGACCCTCGACACAGCCTGGCCCTGCCCCGGGGAGGGGTGGAAGAGGATGGCACCGTCATCACCCTATAA